In Streptomyces camelliae, the sequence ATCAGGGACGCGATGGCCGTGTCCTCGGCGTCGCGCGGGCGGGAGGCGAGGAAGTCGGCGTACTTGGGGCCGCCGTGCTGCGGGGCGGCGGCGAGGTGATGCGGGTCCTCGGCGTGCACGATCAGCAGGCCGTCGAAGCCGGCGATCTCGGCCATGGACCGGGCGAGCCCGTCCTGGTCGAGGTGCGGGAACTCGTCCACGCCGGACGGGGACAGGAAGGCCTTGAAGCCGAAGACACCGGCGTCGTGCAGCGGGCGCAGGTCCTTGACGTTGTCGGGCAGGGCGCCGCCCCAGAAACCGACGTCGATGTGCGCCTTGTCGGCGGCCACCTGCCGCTTCACCCGCAGGTTCTCGACCGTGGTGGTCGGCGGGAGGGAGTTGAGCGGCATGTCGATCAGCGTGGTGATGCCGCCGGCCGCCGCCGCGCGCGTGGCGGTCCAGAAGCCCTCCCACTCGGTGCGGCCGGGGTCGTTGACGTGCACGTGGGTGTCGACCAGGCCGGGCAGCAGGACATGGTCGCCGACGTCCTCCAGCCGGGCCCCGGCCGGGACCTCGGCGTCGTACGGCAGGACGGCCGTGATCTTCCCGGCGGACACGGTGACCGTCGCGGCCCGCGTCCCCTCCGGAGTGATGACGCGCGTCGAGCGCAGGACCAGTTCAGCGTCGGACACCCGAACCCCTCTCTGTACCGCCGTTTTACGCCCAGGAAACGGGATTTACACCCACGTAACGGATTTCAACGTTCTGTTGAAGGAGTCTTCACTCCCACTTCCGCGCCGTCAAGAGGCACACTTCTGAGCAGCACGTCGACCGCGCCCACTCTGGACGTTTCCACAAAGCGGAATTAGAATTTCACTAAGCAGAACGTAGCTACGTACAAGCGGGGAGTCAACCGACTGCCGGGTAGGCTTCTGCCCTCCTGTCAGCCCCGAAAGGAACGCGCCGTGCCGACGTCCAGCGCCAGCACCACCGACTCCGCCAAGCCCTCCGCCGGCGGCGGTGTCCAGTCCCTTGAGCGCGCCTTCGATCTGCTGGAGCGGATGGCGGACGCGGGCGGCGAGGTGGGCCTGAGCGAACTGTCCGCGACCAGCGGGCTGCCGCTGCCGACCATCCACCGGCTGATGCGCACACTGGTCGCCTGCGGGTACGTACGCCAGCAGCCGAACCGGCGCTACGCCCTCGGCCCCCGTCTCATCCGGCTCGGCGAGTCGGCGTCCCGGCTGCTCGGCACGTGGGCGCGGCCGTATCTCGCCCGGCTGGTCGAGGAGACCGGCGAGACGGCGAACATGGCGCTGCTGGACGGCGACGAGATCGTGTACGTGGCGCAGGTGCCGTCGAAGCACTCGATGCGGATGTTCACCGAGGTGGGCCGACGGGTGCTGCCGCACTCGACCGGCGTGGGCAAGGCGCTGCTCGCCGGGGTGCCGGACGACGAGGTGAGGGCGTTGCTGGCGCGTACCGGGATGCCCGCGGCCACCGAGAAGACCATCACCACGCCCGAGGGCTTCCTGGCCGCGCTGGAGGACGTACGGCGGTCGGGGTACGCCGTCGACGACAACGAGCAGGAGATCGGGGTGCGGTGTCTCGCGGTGTCCGTTCCCGACTCCCCCACGGCCGCGGCGATCTCCATCTCCGGGCCGGCCGGGCGCGTGACGGAGGCCGCGACCGACAAGATCGTGCCGGTGCTGCAGCAGATCGCCCTTGAGCTGTCTCAGGCTTTGGCGAGTTCGGGCGCCTGACGGGGCCGCCGCCCGCGCCCCTCAGGCGGGCACCGCTAACCCCTCTGCGTAGGTTCCCCGAAAAGATCCACCGCGTCCCTGACCTCCTTCAGACCCCTCGCCAGCGCGCTCACCGAGCCGATCGCCCCCGCGATCAGTAACAGGGAGCCGCGCAGGCGCGGGGTCTCGGGTGCGCCGCCCGCGGCCATCGCCGCCAGAGCCGCCAGTTCGTCCTCGGCGATCGCCCGGTCGGGGAACTCGGAGGGCAGCGCGGCGAGTTCGCGGCGCAGCCGGGACACCGCGGTCCGCAGTTCCGCCACTCTCGGGTCCTCGTCCCTGCCGGTCACCGGTCTCTGCCCCAAGCTCCGAAACACAGGCCTCCCCCTCACACGCCGTCGTGCGCGGGTCAGTAAACGCCACCGCGTCCGTGCGCGCCACCGCGCGGACCGAAATTCAGCCCCAGGGAACCGGCCGTCGGCCGCCGCGTCGGGTATGCAGGACGCATGACGGACAGACATCGCGAGGAGGTCGCCGGGCTGCTGCTCGCCGCCGGCGGGGGACGGCGGCTCGGCGGTCGGCCCAAGGCGCTGCTGGAGCACCGGGGACGACCGCTGGTCGAGCATGCCGTCGGCGTGCTGCGCGCGGCCGGGTGCGGGCGGATCCATGTGGTCCTGGGCGCGTCGGCGGACGAGGTACGCGCGCGTGCCGAACTGGGCGGCTGCGTGCTCGTGGACAACCCCGGCTGGGCCGACGGGATGGGCTCCTCGTTGCGGGCCGGGCTGGTCTCGCTCGGCGGTACGGGGGCGCGCGCGGCCCTGGTGAGCCTGGTCGACCAGCCGGGCATCGGGGCGGCGGCCGTGGCGCGGGTACTCGGCGCGTACGAGGACGAGAAGTCACTGGCCTCGGCCGCCTACAACGGCGTCCGCGGGCATCCCGTGCTGTTCGGTGCCGCCCACTGGGCGGGCATCGCGGCGACCGCCACCGGGGACCGCGGGGCGCGCGCCTATCTGAAGGATCACGAGAGTGAGATACGGCTCGTGGAGTGCGCCGACGTGGCGGAGCCGTACGACATCGACACCGAGGCCGACCTGCGCCACTTGGAGTGAGCACGGTGGCACTGGGCGCCACCTTCCCTCGACTCAGAGAATCTCGACGTCAACAAACCATTGAAGTTCCACGATGAGGAAACTACTATCCACTGTTCAGAAGCGCCTGCCCGCACAGTCGGCGCTGTTCGCCCTATTCGTGCCTCTTGGCACTTGGTGCCACCGCTGAAGGAAGTGACAGCTCATGTCCGCACCAGCGCCGTCCCCGCTGGCCATCGTCGACGCCGAGCCCCTGCCCCGGCAGGAAGAGATCCTCACGGACGCGGCGCTCGCCTTCGTGGCGGAGCTGCACCGGCGGTTCACCCCGCGCCGTGACGAACTCCTCGCCCGCCGGGCCGAGCGCCGCGCCGAGATCGCCCGCACCTCCACCCTCGACTTCCTTCCGGAGACCGCCGCCATCCGCGCGGACGACTCCTGGAAGGTCGCCCCGGCCCCGGCCGCGCTGAACGACCGGCGCGTCGAGATCACCGGCCCCACCGACCGCAAGATGACCATCAACGCGCTCAATTCCGGCGCGAAGGTCTGGCTCGCCGACTTCGAGGACGCCTCCGCTCCCACCTGGGAGAACGTCGTCCTCGGTCAGGTCAACCTGGCCGACGCCTACACCCGGAACATCGACTTCACCGACCCGAAGTCGGGCAAGTCCTACGCCCTGCGCCCGAACGAGGAGCTGGCGACCGTCGTCATGCGCCCGCGCGGCTGGCACCTGACCGAGCGGCACCTGGTCGACGCCGACGGCCGCGCCGTCCCGGGCGCCTTCGTCGACTTCGGCCTGTACTTCTTCCACAACGCCCAGCGGCTGCTGGACCTCGGCAAGGGACCGTACTTCTACCTGCCGAAGACCGAGTCGCACCTGGAGGCCCGCCTCTGGAACGACGTGTTCGTCTTCGCACAGGACTACGTCGGCATCCCGCAGGGCACCATCCGCGCCACCGTCCTGATCGAGACGATCACGGCCGCGTACGAGATGGAGGAGATCCTCTACGAACTCCGCGACCACGCCTCCGGGCTGAACGCCGGGCGCTGGGACTACCTGTTCTCCATCGTGAAGAACTTCCGCGACGGCGGCGCCAGGTTCGTCCTGCCGGACCGCAACGCGGTGACGATGACCGCCCCGTTCATGCGGGCCTACACCGAACTCCTCGTGCGCACCTGCCACAAGCGCGGCGCGCACGCGATCGGCGGCATGGCGGCCTTCATCCCGTCCCGCAAGGACGCCGAGGTCAACAAGGTGGCCTTCGAGAAGGTCCGCGCCGACAAGGACCGAGAGGCCGGCGACGGGTTCGACGGCTCCTGGGTCGCGCACCCCGACCTCGTGCCGATCGCCATGGAGTCCTTCGACAAGGTCCTCGGCGACAAGCCGAACCAGAAGGACCGGCTGCGCGAGGACGTCCATGTCGAGGCGGCCGACCTGATCGCGATCGACTCGCTGGACGCGAAGCCGACGTACAGCGGTCTCGTCAACGCCGTCCAGGTCGGCATCCGCTACATCGAGGCCTGGCTGCGCGGTCTCGGCGCGGTCGCCATCTTCAACCTGATGGAGGACGCGGCCACCGCCGAGATCTCCCGCTCCCAGATCTGGCAGTGGATCAACGCGGGCGTCGAGTTCGAGAACGGCGACACGGCCACGCCCGAGCTGGCCCGCAAGGTCGCCGCCGAGGAACTGTCCGCCATCCGCCAGGAGATCGGCGAGGAGGCCTTCGCCGCCGGCCACTGGCAGGAGGCCCATGACCTGCTGCTGACGGTCTCCCTGGACGAGAACTACGCCGACTTCCTCACCCTGCCGGCGTACGAGCAGCTCAAGGGCTGAACCTGACGCGGGTGAGCGGCCCCGGGAGTTCACGTCCCGGGGCCGCTCGCGCGTGTTCAGCCCAGGTGGGCCGACCAGTCCTGCTCCGCGGCCGGCTTGCCGTGCAGGTCGGGGACGCGTTTGAGCCAGGCCGGGCGGCCCGCCTGGGTCCGCGCCGCGCGGGCGGCGTCCTCGGCGGCGAGCTGCTCACGGCTCGGGAAGTCGGTGGGCAGCCACTCCCGTGACAGGCGGACCCGGGCCAGCAGGTAGTCGACGTAGGCCGCGCGGACGTCGTCCGGGGTCGCGAAGCCGGCGTCCTCGGCCAGCCACGCGTCCGGCACCTCGGCGACGATGCCCCGCAGCAGTTCCTCGGTGACCCTGGGGGCCAGTTCGGCGTCGGCCGCCCGGACGTCGGGTCCGTAGTGGCCGAGGGCGTGGTGCCGGAAGTCGTACCTCTTGCCCGGGGCCGTGGTGTCCCAGCGGTGGTGGAAGACGAGCGCGGCGCCGTGGTCGATGAGCCACAGGCGCGGCGGTACGGTGCCGAGCGTGGGCCAGACCATGAGGTTGGAGCTGTGCACCGTGCGGTCCACGTTGACCGTGAGCGCGTCCAGCCAGACGATCCGGCCCGCCTCCAGCGGGTCCACGGGGAAGCTCTTCGCGACCTTCGGGGTGAAGTCGGCGGCGCCCGGCAGATAGTCCATGCCGAGGTTCACCCCCGCGCTCGCGCCGTGCAGGTCCCGGACCTCCTGATGGGGCTCCTCCGCCGCGATCGCCGGATCGAAGTGGACGAACACCAGCTCCGGGAAGCGCAGGCCCAGCGCACGGGCGAGTTCCCCGACGATCACCTCGGCCACCAGCGCCTTGTGCCCCTGCGCCGAGCCGGTGAACTTCACCACGTACATGCCGAGGTCGTCGGCCTCGACGACTCCTGGGACGGAGCCGCCGGAGCGGAGGGGTTCGATGTAACGGGTTGCAGCGACCTCTCTCAACATCTACCCAGGCCCCATAGCTCATTTGCCTTACATTCCACGGCCAGCCCCCACGCGGTGCGCCCCTTTGCTTCCGGCCTCGGGCATGAAGTGAGCATAGACCCCTGCCTCCGGCATGATCGATGCGTGGGCAAGGAGCTGATCGCCCTCTACGGAGTCAGCCCTGCCTTCGCACAAGCGGCCCGCAGCTGCGGTGTGCAGATCTGGGCGACGGTGTACACACCGTCCTTGACGAGGGTCTGCTTGATGTTGGCGGCGGTCACGGCGACCGGGGTGAGGAGCACGGACGGGATGTGGTGGGTGGTGGGGCTGTCGGTCGTCGTCGTGGCGATGGTGCGCAGCTTCTCCCCGCGGCCCAGGGCGACGGCCATGGCAGCGGCTGCTTCGGCTTCCGCGCGGAAGGACTTGTACACCGTCATGGACTGCTCGCCGCCCACGATGCGCTGCACCGCGTCGAGGTCGGCGTCCTGGCCGGTGACCGGTGGCAGGCGCGTGACGTGGGCGGTCTTGAGTGCGGAGATGACGCCTGCGGCCATGGCGTCGTTGGCGGCCAGGACGCCGTCGATCCGGCCCGGGCCCAGGGCCGAGATGGCGGCTGACATGTTGGCGTTCGCGTTGTTCGTGCTCCAGCCCAGGGTGTCGTAGGAACGGCCGATCCTCACCTTGCCCCGCAGGACGGACAGTGCACCCCTCTTGTACGACGCGGCGTTGGAGCTGGTCGGGTCGCCGTTCATCATGACGATGGTCCCGTCCTCGGCCGGGGCGTGCATGGCCTTGAGGAGAGCCTGGCCCTGCAGCCTGCCGACCTGTACGCCGTCGAAGCTGACGTAGCCCGAGATCGGCCCGTCGGCGAGCCTGTCGTAGGAGACGACGGAGACGCCCGCGTTGCGCGCCGCCTCGACGGTGGAGCGCTGCGCCCTGTTGTCGGTGGCGCCGAGGATGAGGACCCTGACCCCCTTGGTGATCATGGCGACCATCTGTTGCCGCTGGACTGTCGAGTCGTCGTCGGCGTTGGCATAGGTGACGTTGCAGTGCGGGCAGAGCTGTTTCACCCGTCGCTCGATCAGCGGCCTGTCGGAGTGCTCCCAGCGTGGCACCACCCGGCTCGGCAGCAGCAGGCCGACGGTGAAGCTGTCCGTGGTGGCTGTTCCGCCTCCTGTACAGGCGGCCGAGGGCATGATCAGCAGGCCCGCGACCAGCGCGCCGACGACATACCGCGTACGGGGCGTCACACTTTGCCGGCGATACGTCATGATCGGTCCCCGTCCTCGGCGCCCGGGCCTGCGCCGACCGAAGCCGGTTCACGACGCGGTACCGCTATCTCGCTGCACACCTGCTTGCCGCCGGCCACCGGCACCGTGCCGAAGGACTCCGACATCGCCTCGACCAGGAGCAGGCCCCGGCCGCCGGTCGACTCCCAGTCCACGATCACGGGCTTGGCGGGCGCCCGCGGAGAGGAGTCGCTCACGCAGACACGCACCCGGTCCCCGCGGAGCATCAGGTCGAGACGGACCGGGCCCTGGGTGTGCACCAGGGCGTTGGTGACGAGCTCGGACACCACCAGCAGCACCGGGTCGGTAGCTTCTTCGACCTTCCAGCTGCGCAGTGTGCGCGCGGTGAACCGGCGGGCGTGCATGACCGCGTCGGGCAGCCGCCACACCACCCAGCCCGCCCGGATCGGCCGGGTCTTCATGCCGTCGTAGCGCAGCAGCAACAGCGCCACGTCGTCCTCGCGACGGCCGATGTCGCCCAGCAGGTCGTCGGCCACCCGCCCGAGATCCGAGGGGTCGGCCGCGGCGAGGGTGGCGCGCGTGCGGCGCATGCCCTCGTCCAGGGACAGGTCGGCGGCCTCGATCAGTCCGTCGGTGACCAGGGCGAGCATCGTTCCGGGCGCCAGTGCCACCGCGGTCATCGGGAAGTCCGCCTCCATGGAGATGCCCAGCGGAAGGCCGCCCTCGACCTCGACCTCCTCGGTGGCGCCGTCGGGATGGCGCAGCAGCGGTGCGACGTGCCCGGCCCGGACGAACAGAACGTCGCCCTCGTCCAGGTTCAGTTCGGCGTAGCAGCAGGTGGCGAAGAGATCCGTCTCCATGCCGACGAGGAGGCGGTTGGCGTGCGAGACGACCACGTCGGGCGGGTGGCCCTCCACCGCGTACGCCCTGACCGCGGTGCGCATCTGGCCCATGATCGTCGCGGCTGCGGCGCTGTGGCCCTGCACGTCGCCGATGACCAGCGCCACCCGGTCCTCGGAGAGGGCGATCACGTCGTACCAGTCGCCGCCCACCTGCAGTCCTCGCCGCGCGGGCAGATAGCGGGCGACGGCGATCCCGCCGGGAAGCTCGGGCAGGCGTCGCGGCAGCAGGCTGCGCTGCAGCATCGTCGCGAGTTCCTGTTCGGTGTCATAGGCGTGGGCGCGGGTGAGCGCCTGGCCGGCCAGTGAGGCGGTGGCGGTCAGCAGCGAACGTTCCTCGGGGACGAACTCGTGCGGCCGGTCCCAGCCGATCAGGCACACGCCGGCGACCCGGCCCCTGGCGGGCAGCGGCAGAACGGCAAGGCCTCCGGGGCCGATGCCGTCGAGTCCCGGTTCGAAGGCGGTGCCGGTCGGCCACAGGTCCATACGTCCGTCTCGCAGAGCCATCTGCAGGGTGGGCAGGGCGCTGAGGGGTGCGTCCGGCCACTCCGAACGCCACTGAAGACGCCATGTCTGCGGCCAGGCAGCGGGCTGCGGCGGGTCGAGCAGGGTGACCTGGAGCCGTTCGTGATGCAGCTCGGCGAACGCCACCCGGTCGGCGCTCAGGGGGTCGCGCAGGGCGGTGACCACCACCTGGCTGACGTCGCGCACGGTGGTGGCCTTGTCGAGTGCGGCGGTCAGCCACTGGATCCGGGAGACGTCGTCGGCGCCCGGGTGCAGGACCGAGGTCGCCGTCACCACACCCAGCACCTGCTCCGGCCGGTCGTCGGCACCCGCCGCCACGCGGCACCTCAGGCTCAGCCAGCGCATCTCACCGGTGGGGCAGCGGACGCGGAAGTCCAGTTCCCGTCGGCCGGCGGTCTGGGTGGACGGCTCCAGCACCGACATCAGCGCGTGCAAGTCTTCCGGCAGTGCGTGTGCGAGCAGGGAGTCCGCCTTGCCGTCGAAGTCGTCCGGCCTGATGCCGACCAGTTCGCGCAGCGTCTCGTCCGCGTCGATCACGCCGGTTTCCGGCACCAGGACGAAGGAGCCGACACGCATGCGGCGCAGTGCGGAACTCAAGGGTGCCGGCGGCGGCTCTCCCCCGGCCCCGGCCTCCAGCACGCCGGCGACCGCGTCGGCGTAGCGCTCCAGGAAGCGCTGCTGCTCGGCGTCGAAGCCGTTCTCACCGGCGCCCACGACGACGAGGCAGCCGAGCCGTCCGCTCTCGGTGCCGAGGGGCAACGCACCGAGCGATGTCCGGGCCCGCGGCGGCGCCGGACGTCCCTCGGGGTAGGAGGCGAGTGCCGCAGGGGTCAGCCACACGGGGTGGGAGGTGCGGCAGGCGCGGGCCGCAGGCGAGCCGCCGGACAGGGCCAGGCGCTCCGGCAGCCCGTACTCGGCAGGGGCGCAGCCGGCCGTGTCCACCGACCGAAGGTCGTCGGAACCTGCGCCGGGCACATAGAGCACTGCCAGCTCCGCTCCGGCGAACGTCAGGGCGCGGACGCTCAGAGGGGTCTCCGGCTCCGGAGGTGAGCCGCTGTCCGCGACGCCGGCCTCGGCTGTCCCCGGCTGCGAGAGTCCGGCCCGGGCACTGCCGTCGTGAGGCATGTCCGCATCTACCTCCCGTCCGTGCCGGGGTGCCGACCGGCTACCGCTTGGGCACTCCCCTACCAGAATCGCATAGAGGGACGAACCAGACAGATCGACGTGATGTCGGCTCCGCGGCACCGGGTTCGCAGTTCACCGCGGCCGGTGCCACACTGACGACATGGTCGTTTTGCCGCTTTCGCCCGGTCCAGGCGGGTGTGGGCCGAGACCCCGCCTCGCCCCGGTGGGCCATGCTGCCGCACCGCGGTTGCAGCCGCGTGGCTTCAGGGAGGAGGGAGGCCTCGCGCATGAAGGCCTGCGTCCGGGACACCGCCCTTGCCCTGGCCGCGGTCTCGACGGCCGTGTCCCTCGCCGCCTGCGGATCGGGCGCCGGGAACACCTCCGGCCCAAGGGGCG encodes:
- a CDS encoding nucleotidyltransferase family protein, whose product is MTDRHREEVAGLLLAAGGGRRLGGRPKALLEHRGRPLVEHAVGVLRAAGCGRIHVVLGASADEVRARAELGGCVLVDNPGWADGMGSSLRAGLVSLGGTGARAALVSLVDQPGIGAAAVARVLGAYEDEKSLASAAYNGVRGHPVLFGAAHWAGIAATATGDRGARAYLKDHESEIRLVECADVAEPYDIDTEADLRHLE
- a CDS encoding HipA family kinase, yielding MLREVAATRYIEPLRSGGSVPGVVEADDLGMYVVKFTGSAQGHKALVAEVIVGELARALGLRFPELVFVHFDPAIAAEEPHQEVRDLHGASAGVNLGMDYLPGAADFTPKVAKSFPVDPLEAGRIVWLDALTVNVDRTVHSSNLMVWPTLGTVPPRLWLIDHGAALVFHHRWDTTAPGKRYDFRHHALGHYGPDVRAADAELAPRVTEELLRGIVAEVPDAWLAEDAGFATPDDVRAAYVDYLLARVRLSREWLPTDFPSREQLAAEDAARAARTQAGRPAWLKRVPDLHGKPAAEQDWSAHLG
- a CDS encoding IclR family transcriptional regulator, which translates into the protein MPTSSASTTDSAKPSAGGGVQSLERAFDLLERMADAGGEVGLSELSATSGLPLPTIHRLMRTLVACGYVRQQPNRRYALGPRLIRLGESASRLLGTWARPYLARLVEETGETANMALLDGDEIVYVAQVPSKHSMRMFTEVGRRVLPHSTGVGKALLAGVPDDEVRALLARTGMPAATEKTITTPEGFLAALEDVRRSGYAVDDNEQEIGVRCLAVSVPDSPTAAAISISGPAGRVTEAATDKIVPVLQQIALELSQALASSGA
- a CDS encoding DUF5955 family protein; translation: MFRSLGQRPVTGRDEDPRVAELRTAVSRLRRELAALPSEFPDRAIAEDELAALAAMAAGGAPETPRLRGSLLLIAGAIGSVSALARGLKEVRDAVDLFGEPTQRG
- the allB gene encoding allantoinase AllB, whose product is MSDAELVLRSTRVITPEGTRAATVTVSAGKITAVLPYDAEVPAGARLEDVGDHVLLPGLVDTHVHVNDPGRTEWEGFWTATRAAAAGGITTLIDMPLNSLPPTTTVENLRVKRQVAADKAHIDVGFWGGALPDNVKDLRPLHDAGVFGFKAFLSPSGVDEFPHLDQDGLARSMAEIAGFDGLLIVHAEDPHHLAAAPQHGGPKYADFLASRPRDAEDTAIASLIAQAKRLHARVHVLHLSSSDALPLIRAARAEGVRITVETCPHYLTLTAEEVPDGASEFKCCPPIREAANQDLLWEALADGTIDCVVTDHSPSTADLKTDDFATAWGGISGLQLSLAAVWTEARERGHGLEDVVRWMSTRTAALVGLDGKGAIEAGRDADFAVLAPDETFTVDPAALQHRNRVTAYAGKTLYGVVKSTWLRGERIVHDGEFTEPKGTLLARPQ
- a CDS encoding SpoIIE family protein phosphatase, encoding MPHDGSARAGLSQPGTAEAGVADSGSPPEPETPLSVRALTFAGAELAVLYVPGAGSDDLRSVDTAGCAPAEYGLPERLALSGGSPAARACRTSHPVWLTPAALASYPEGRPAPPRARTSLGALPLGTESGRLGCLVVVGAGENGFDAEQQRFLERYADAVAGVLEAGAGGEPPPAPLSSALRRMRVGSFVLVPETGVIDADETLRELVGIRPDDFDGKADSLLAHALPEDLHALMSVLEPSTQTAGRRELDFRVRCPTGEMRWLSLRCRVAAGADDRPEQVLGVVTATSVLHPGADDVSRIQWLTAALDKATTVRDVSQVVVTALRDPLSADRVAFAELHHERLQVTLLDPPQPAAWPQTWRLQWRSEWPDAPLSALPTLQMALRDGRMDLWPTGTAFEPGLDGIGPGGLAVLPLPARGRVAGVCLIGWDRPHEFVPEERSLLTATASLAGQALTRAHAYDTEQELATMLQRSLLPRRLPELPGGIAVARYLPARRGLQVGGDWYDVIALSEDRVALVIGDVQGHSAAAATIMGQMRTAVRAYAVEGHPPDVVVSHANRLLVGMETDLFATCCYAELNLDEGDVLFVRAGHVAPLLRHPDGATEEVEVEGGLPLGISMEADFPMTAVALAPGTMLALVTDGLIEAADLSLDEGMRRTRATLAAADPSDLGRVADDLLGDIGRREDDVALLLLRYDGMKTRPIRAGWVVWRLPDAVMHARRFTARTLRSWKVEEATDPVLLVVSELVTNALVHTQGPVRLDLMLRGDRVRVCVSDSSPRAPAKPVIVDWESTGGRGLLLVEAMSESFGTVPVAGGKQVCSEIAVPRREPASVGAGPGAEDGDRS
- the aceB gene encoding malate synthase A, yielding MSAPAPSPLAIVDAEPLPRQEEILTDAALAFVAELHRRFTPRRDELLARRAERRAEIARTSTLDFLPETAAIRADDSWKVAPAPAALNDRRVEITGPTDRKMTINALNSGAKVWLADFEDASAPTWENVVLGQVNLADAYTRNIDFTDPKSGKSYALRPNEELATVVMRPRGWHLTERHLVDADGRAVPGAFVDFGLYFFHNAQRLLDLGKGPYFYLPKTESHLEARLWNDVFVFAQDYVGIPQGTIRATVLIETITAAYEMEEILYELRDHASGLNAGRWDYLFSIVKNFRDGGARFVLPDRNAVTMTAPFMRAYTELLVRTCHKRGAHAIGGMAAFIPSRKDAEVNKVAFEKVRADKDREAGDGFDGSWVAHPDLVPIAMESFDKVLGDKPNQKDRLREDVHVEAADLIAIDSLDAKPTYSGLVNAVQVGIRYIEAWLRGLGAVAIFNLMEDAATAEISRSQIWQWINAGVEFENGDTATPELARKVAAEELSAIRQEIGEEAFAAGHWQEAHDLLLTVSLDENYADFLTLPAYEQLKG
- a CDS encoding sugar ABC transporter substrate-binding protein is translated as MTYRRQSVTPRTRYVVGALVAGLLIMPSAACTGGGTATTDSFTVGLLLPSRVVPRWEHSDRPLIERRVKQLCPHCNVTYANADDDSTVQRQQMVAMITKGVRVLILGATDNRAQRSTVEAARNAGVSVVSYDRLADGPISGYVSFDGVQVGRLQGQALLKAMHAPAEDGTIVMMNGDPTSSNAASYKRGALSVLRGKVRIGRSYDTLGWSTNNANANMSAAISALGPGRIDGVLAANDAMAAGVISALKTAHVTRLPPVTGQDADLDAVQRIVGGEQSMTVYKSFRAEAEAAAAMAVALGRGEKLRTIATTTTDSPTTHHIPSVLLTPVAVTAANIKQTLVKDGVYTVAQICTPQLRAACAKAGLTP